From Desulfovibrio desulfuricans, a single genomic window includes:
- a CDS encoding lysophospholipid acyltransferase family protein yields the protein MQTKRPITAVLGSRLQYGFFEVLVRCRMLFAARVVLAFVVLYYAMLPHVRQRCAAYIGRRFPRAGALGRFVHAYRLYLNFGQVLLDRMIAGVTGRFPFCETDQQVRQRFAEAGANPHGCIVLTAHIGAWQVGIAGLEQFDRPVNVVQLHNPEDQGKHYFQHGRGRPFKIIDSADPVGSMVEAAAALRRGEVVCLMGDRMHGTRQAGQGVDVAFMGGSIRIPASAYALTSITGAELLMLFTVREKGITRVFMAERLAVPAGLPRRDVSVFQPYAQQFAAALETVVERHPYQFFNFYDMWSQ from the coding sequence TTGCAGACTAAACGCCCCATAACAGCCGTACTTGGCTCCCGGCTTCAGTACGGTTTTTTTGAGGTTCTGGTGCGCTGCCGGATGCTCTTTGCAGCGCGAGTGGTGCTGGCCTTTGTTGTGTTGTATTATGCCATGCTGCCTCATGTGCGTCAGCGTTGTGCGGCCTATATTGGCCGCCGTTTCCCCCGCGCTGGGGCCTTGGGCAGGTTTGTGCATGCCTACCGCCTGTATCTGAATTTCGGGCAGGTATTGCTGGACAGGATGATTGCCGGAGTGACCGGGCGATTTCCTTTCTGCGAAACGGACCAGCAGGTGCGGCAGCGATTTGCCGAGGCAGGGGCCAACCCGCATGGCTGCATTGTGCTGACAGCCCACATTGGCGCTTGGCAGGTGGGCATTGCGGGGCTTGAGCAGTTTGACCGCCCGGTGAACGTGGTGCAGTTGCACAATCCCGAGGATCAGGGCAAACACTACTTCCAGCACGGCAGGGGCAGGCCGTTCAAGATCATTGATTCGGCGGACCCTGTGGGTTCCATGGTCGAGGCCGCCGCAGCGCTACGGCGCGGCGAAGTTGTCTGCCTGATGGGCGACCGGATGCACGGTACGCGTCAGGCGGGGCAGGGCGTTGATGTAGCCTTCATGGGGGGGAGCATCCGCATTCCTGCCAGCGCCTATGCGCTTACCTCCATCACGGGGGCGGAACTGCTCATGCTCTTCACCGTGCGCGAAAAAGGCATCACCAGAGTTTTTATGGCTGAGCGGCTGGCGGTTCCCGCTGGTTTGCCGCGCCGCGATGTTTCTGTTTTTCAGCCGTATGCGCAACAGTTTGCCGCAGCTCTGGAGACTGTTGTGGAACGGCACCCGTACCAGTTCTTTAATTTTTACGATATGTGGTCGCAATGA
- a CDS encoding acyl-CoA thioesterase translates to MSLHRASRPRRRSAPEVPSLCVSVQRTVRFEEVDAVRFMWHGRYASWLEDGREAMGRAYGISYLDFRDNGVVVPLKLFHLDFHHPLLYGQTYTIHAELFWNEAAVLDFEYRIEDAEGIVTTTASTTQLMLDLNGNLLMEPPAFYREFCAQWCQGKVACRQ, encoded by the coding sequence ATGAGCCTGCACCGCGCTTCACGCCCCCGCCGCCGTAGCGCGCCGGAGGTGCCTTCTCTCTGCGTCAGCGTCCAGCGCACGGTGCGCTTTGAAGAGGTGGATGCCGTGCGCTTTATGTGGCACGGCCGCTATGCCAGCTGGCTTGAGGATGGCCGGGAGGCCATGGGCCGTGCCTATGGCATCAGCTATCTGGATTTTCGTGATAATGGCGTTGTGGTGCCGCTCAAGCTCTTTCATCTGGATTTTCACCATCCGCTGCTCTACGGCCAGACATACACCATCCACGCCGAGCTGTTCTGGAATGAGGCCGCAGTGCTGGATTTTGAATACCGCATTGAAGACGCGGAAGGCATTGTGACCACCACCGCCAGCACAACCCAGCTCATGCTTGATCTGAACGGCAACCTTCTCATGGAGCCGCCAGCCTTTTACCGCGAATTCTGCGCACAGTGGTGTCAGGGCAAGGTCGCATGCCGCCAGTAA
- a CDS encoding DUF2062 domain-containing protein, protein MPPVIAVVIPVYNHRESLRDVVQRALNQCRTVIVVDDGSTDGSADSLEGLPITLVRLPRNGGKGAALLSGAAEAARLGATHMITLDADGQHYPEDIPLFLQAIAQHPGAIIVGCRDFNVPHVPGSSRFGRAFSAFWMRVQTGERVRDMQSGFRAYPLRVLDCLKFTEPGYAFEIEVLVRAAWAGFDVREIDIRVYYPPREERISHFKALKDNVRISLLNTRLTIRALVPVPFRQHSVDGQGSISLLRPMDSLRRLLADRATPWQLGRSAAVAIAVSTLPLPGLQSILLLLCIGWLRLNRLCALAMIPLTWPPFVPGLGVLLGYRLRKGSWLTEFSVQTLGYEAPQRILDWFAGALVLAPLLGLLAGAIVGALAYLAARGMVSIPQGGGKGSGLAD, encoded by the coding sequence ATGCCGCCAGTAATCGCCGTGGTCATTCCGGTGTACAACCACCGTGAAAGCCTGCGCGATGTGGTGCAGCGGGCCCTGAACCAGTGCCGCACGGTCATTGTGGTGGACGACGGCTCCACAGACGGCAGTGCTGACAGTCTGGAGGGCCTGCCCATCACGCTTGTGCGCCTGCCCCGCAATGGCGGCAAGGGTGCGGCCCTGTTGTCTGGCGCGGCAGAGGCCGCCCGGCTTGGCGCAACGCACATGATAACGCTGGATGCCGATGGGCAGCACTACCCGGAGGATATCCCCCTTTTTTTGCAGGCCATTGCGCAGCACCCCGGCGCAATTATTGTGGGCTGCCGCGATTTCAACGTGCCGCACGTGCCGGGCTCATCCCGTTTTGGCAGGGCGTTTTCCGCCTTCTGGATGCGCGTGCAGACAGGGGAGCGGGTGCGCGACATGCAGAGCGGCTTCCGCGCCTATCCCTTGCGCGTGCTGGATTGCCTGAAATTCACGGAGCCGGGCTACGCCTTTGAGATTGAAGTGCTGGTGCGCGCCGCATGGGCCGGATTTGACGTGCGCGAAATTGACATTCGGGTGTATTATCCGCCGAGGGAAGAGCGCATTTCTCACTTCAAGGCGCTCAAGGACAATGTGCGCATTTCTCTGCTGAACACGCGGCTGACCATTCGCGCTCTTGTGCCTGTGCCCTTTCGCCAACACAGCGTAGACGGACAGGGCAGCATATCCTTGCTGCGCCCTATGGATTCCCTGCGCCGCCTGCTTGCGGACAGGGCCACGCCGTGGCAGCTGGGGCGCTCGGCGGCGGTTGCCATAGCTGTTTCCACACTGCCCTTGCCGGGTTTGCAGAGCATTCTGCTGTTGTTGTGCATCGGCTGGTTGCGGCTCAACAGGCTTTGCGCGCTGGCAATGATCCCGCTCACGTGGCCCCCATTTGTGCCGGGCCTTGGGGTTTTGCTTGGTTACAGGCTGCGCAAAGGTAGCTGGCTGACGGAATTTTCTGTGCAGACCCTCGGCTATGAAGCTCCCCAGCGCATACTCGACTGGTTTGCGGGCGCGCTTGTTCTTGCCCCTTTGCTTGGTCTGCTGGCAGGGGCCATAGTGGGTGCGCTGGCCTACCTTGCGGCGCGCGGCATGGTGTCCATTCCGCAAGGGGGCGGCAAAGGGAGCGGCCTTGCAGACTAA
- a CDS encoding phosphopantetheine-binding protein → MMTKNEMESALKAAIIDGLRLEDVTVEDIDSSAPLFGDSGLMLDSLDAVELVVVVEKHFGVAIADAEEARKAFTSVSGLADFICARKAQA, encoded by the coding sequence ATGATGACAAAAAACGAAATGGAATCCGCCCTGAAAGCGGCGATTATTGATGGTCTGCGCCTCGAAGACGTTACCGTGGAAGACATTGATTCCTCGGCCCCGCTATTTGGAGATTCCGGCCTGATGCTGGATTCGCTGGACGCGGTGGAGCTTGTGGTCGTGGTTGAAAAGCATTTTGGCGTAGCCATTGCTGATGCCGAGGAAGCCCGCAAGGCCTTTACCTCAGTGAGCGGCCTTGCAGACTTTATCTGCGCCCGTAAAGCGCAGGCGTGA
- a CDS encoding beta-ketoacyl-[acyl-carrier-protein] synthase family protein gives MQHGSGVVVTGMACLCAAGDSPAAVLDGLQSGRGGLVAASVLDSRALPYPFFGLAEKHFPGGRKHSAQDTLTLARAVCHSALAEAALPQHLLLEAGIVLGTTAGSASHFLESYAASRGTTPEQVAESASPTCSCALGADRDDYFSANLALEMDVEAHGPRLTVTDACTSGADAIGLAMDLITTGQCQCVLCGGADALSLVPHTGFARLMIYSDQPCRPFDRDRKGLNLGEGAAALVLESAEHARARNAAVLGHVLGYGNASDAHHFTAPHPEGRGLAFAIGSALEQAGLTAADMAFVNAHGTSTRENDKVEGRLLRTLLPGVPVWASKGGTGHTLGAAGALEAVLTLAALRNGTVPASPGFFTIDPEIGFAPTQSALAVSSPFALSTSLGFGGGNAALVLGRVKP, from the coding sequence ATGCAGCACGGTTCAGGCGTTGTTGTAACAGGCATGGCCTGCCTGTGCGCGGCTGGCGATAGCCCGGCTGCGGTTCTGGATGGCCTGCAAAGCGGGCGGGGCGGGCTTGTTGCGGCTAGCGTGCTGGACAGCCGGGCCTTGCCATATCCGTTTTTCGGGCTTGCTGAAAAGCACTTTCCCGGCGGGCGCAAGCATTCCGCGCAGGATACCCTCACGCTCGCAAGGGCCGTGTGCCATAGCGCGCTGGCCGAAGCCGCACTGCCTCAACATCTGTTGCTTGAGGCGGGCATTGTGCTTGGCACAACCGCCGGGAGCGCATCGCATTTTCTGGAGTCTTACGCCGCCAGCCGTGGAACCACGCCAGAGCAGGTTGCGGAATCAGCATCGCCTACTTGCTCCTGCGCGTTGGGGGCCGACCGCGACGACTACTTCAGCGCCAATCTTGCGCTGGAGATGGACGTGGAGGCCCACGGCCCGCGCCTGACCGTTACCGATGCCTGCACATCGGGTGCGGACGCTATTGGTCTGGCAATGGATCTCATCACCACAGGCCAGTGCCAGTGCGTGCTGTGCGGTGGCGCAGATGCCCTGAGCCTTGTACCGCATACGGGTTTTGCGCGGTTGATGATATATTCCGACCAGCCTTGCCGCCCCTTTGACCGTGACCGCAAAGGCCTGAATCTTGGCGAAGGCGCAGCCGCGCTTGTTTTGGAAAGCGCCGAGCATGCCCGGGCGCGCAATGCCGCAGTGCTCGGACATGTGCTGGGCTACGGCAACGCCTCTGACGCGCACCATTTTACCGCGCCGCATCCGGAAGGGCGGGGGCTTGCATTCGCCATCGGCTCGGCTCTGGAGCAGGCAGGCCTCACAGCGGCGGATATGGCCTTTGTGAACGCGCATGGCACGTCTACCCGCGAGAATGACAAGGTTGAAGGACGGCTTTTGCGCACCCTGCTTCCGGGGGTGCCCGTATGGGCCAGCAAGGGGGGCACGGGGCACACCCTCGGGGCCGCTGGCGCGCTGGAAGCAGTGCTGACGCTCGCGGCCCTGCGCAACGGCACGGTTCCGGCCTCGCCGGGGTTCTTCACCATTGACCCTGAAATAGGTTTTGCGCCCACGCAGAGCGCCCTTGCGGTATCTTCTCCATTTGCGCTTTCAACCTCGCTGGGTTTTGGCGGCGGCAATGCCGCTCTGGTTCTGGGGAGGGTAAAGCCATGA